A genome region from Plasmodium cynomolgi strain B DNA, scaffold: 1636, whole genome shotgun sequence includes the following:
- a CDS encoding CYIR protein (putative;~vir-type antigen), protein MTKSDLHELPSANFIKALTGIHTEKNDHKDHPLFFHKHCYDLNYWLYNEVTTQFGDHKTKKYIYHFFEKIQKQWNDIDRNGESNKNGKICNPESEHFKTELFKYIKKLLDYLENFETFKNEMETKKTEIKETKPYKYCDNIKECVPLYFTFKKLCELIKNDICTKYVQNYD, encoded by the exons ATGACAAAATCTGATTTACATGAATTACCTTCagcaaattttattaaagcGTTGACTGGTATACACACGGAAA AAAATGATCATAAGGATCAtccattatttttccataagCATTGTTATGATTTGAATTACTGGTTATATAATGAAGTAACTACACAGTTTGGTGATCataagacaaaaaaatatatatatcatttttttgaaaaaattcaaaaacaGTGGAATGATATTGACAGAAACGGAGAATctaataaaaatggtaaaatatgTAATCCCGAATCCGAACATTTTAAAACAGAATTATTcaaatatatcaaaaaattacttGATTAccttgaaaattttgaaacatttaaaaatgaaatggaaACAAAGAAGACAGAAATAAAGGAGACAAAACCATATAAATATTGTGACAATATTAAAGAATGTGttccattatattttacgtttaaaaaattatgtgaactaataaaaaatgacatatgcacaaaatatgtacaaaattatgata